In the genome of Neisseria animaloris, one region contains:
- a CDS encoding electron transfer flavoprotein subunit beta/FixA family protein — protein MKALVAVKRVVDYNVKVRVKTDGSDVDIGNVKMSMNPFDEIAVEEAVRLKEAGKLAEIVAVSLGGKKCEETLRTALAMGADRAVHVETDEKLEPLAVAKLLKAVAEKEQPQLLLLGKQAIDDDANQTAQMLAALLNAPQGTFASKVELGEKEVLIKREIDGGEETLALRLPAIISADLRLNEPRFVKLPNIMAAKKKPLGKTTPAELGIDIAPRLNVVKVAEPKARQAGVKLADVAELVEKLKNEAKVI, from the coding sequence ATGAAAGCACTGGTCGCCGTAAAACGCGTGGTGGATTACAACGTAAAAGTCCGCGTGAAAACCGACGGTTCGGATGTGGATATCGGCAACGTTAAAATGTCGATGAATCCTTTTGACGAGATTGCCGTAGAAGAAGCGGTTCGTTTGAAAGAAGCAGGCAAATTGGCTGAAATCGTGGCGGTATCGTTGGGTGGTAAAAAATGTGAAGAAACCTTGCGCACGGCTTTGGCGATGGGTGCAGACCGTGCCGTGCATGTGGAAACCGACGAGAAGTTGGAGCCGTTGGCGGTTGCCAAGTTGCTTAAAGCCGTGGCTGAGAAAGAGCAACCCCAGCTTCTGCTGCTGGGCAAACAGGCGATTGACGATGATGCCAACCAAACCGCACAAATGCTTGCCGCCCTTTTGAACGCACCGCAAGGCACGTTTGCCAGTAAAGTGGAATTGGGCGAAAAAGAAGTGTTGATTAAGCGTGAAATAGACGGTGGCGAGGAAACATTGGCCTTGAGGTTACCCGCTATTATCAGTGCGGATTTACGGTTAAACGAGCCGCGTTTCGTGAAGCTGCCCAATATCATGGCCGCTAAGAAAAAACCGCTGGGAAAAACTACGCCGGCAGAGCTGGGTATTGACATTGCCCCGCGTTTGAATGTGGTAAAAGTGGCGGAACCCAAGGCGCGTCAGGCAGGCGTGAAGTTGGCGGATGTTGCCGAATTGGTTGAAAAATTGAAAAACGAAGCCAAAGTGATTTAA
- the waaC gene encoding lipopolysaccharide heptosyltransferase I encodes MKTLLVRLSSMGDLIHTLPAVDDLSRMRPDVELYWLCEAAFADIARLHPFVKEVHVMRWRQWRKQLKQKATWQEIGRLKSSLHHNRFDFVLDSQGLLKSALFAKTANAPIKGLDFNSARECWAALLYNQTFAVPKGKNAVWRNRALFASAFGYEMPAEQHFGLVVPEAGRLKDLPSHYYVALHATSRDSKLWPIEHWLALSEKLHGRDGAVVYLPWGNDTEKQRAENIAGKLPFVRVCEKMSLLQAAYLLDNAKGVIGVDTGLLHLANALDKPVVGIYTDTDPLQTGVQVSAWAKNLGNIGKIPSTDDVYHAVLQCMSAKANSAD; translated from the coding sequence ATGAAAACGCTGCTTGTGCGACTTTCCAGTATGGGTGATTTAATCCACACATTGCCAGCAGTGGATGACTTGTCGCGTATGCGCCCCGATGTGGAATTGTATTGGCTGTGTGAGGCCGCTTTTGCCGATATTGCCCGCTTGCACCCTTTCGTGAAAGAAGTGCATGTCATGCGCTGGCGGCAATGGCGCAAGCAGTTGAAGCAAAAGGCAACATGGCAAGAGATAGGCCGTCTGAAAAGCAGTTTGCACCATAACCGCTTCGATTTTGTTTTAGACAGCCAAGGTTTATTGAAAAGCGCGTTGTTTGCCAAAACAGCCAATGCGCCGATAAAAGGGTTGGATTTCAATAGCGCCCGCGAGTGTTGGGCTGCGTTGCTGTACAACCAAACGTTTGCTGTGCCTAAAGGAAAAAATGCGGTTTGGCGCAATCGCGCGCTATTTGCCTCGGCTTTCGGTTATGAAATGCCTGCCGAGCAGCATTTCGGTTTGGTTGTGCCCGAAGCAGGCCGTCTGAAAGATTTGCCGTCGCATTATTATGTGGCCTTGCATGCAACTAGCCGCGACAGCAAATTGTGGCCGATTGAACATTGGTTGGCTTTGTCGGAAAAGTTGCACGGGCGTGATGGCGCGGTCGTATATTTGCCGTGGGGCAACGATACGGAAAAGCAGCGGGCTGAAAATATCGCCGGCAAGCTGCCTTTTGTGCGTGTGTGTGAAAAAATGAGCCTGCTGCAAGCAGCTTATTTGCTGGACAATGCAAAAGGCGTAATCGGCGTAGACACCGGCCTGCTACATTTGGCGAATGCGTTGGATAAACCGGTTGTCGGTATTTATACTGATACCGACCCGCTGCAAACCGGTGTGCAAGTTTCTGCATGGGCGAAAAATCTGGGTAATATCGGCAAAATCCCTAGCACCGATGATGTTTATCATGCCGTATTGCAATGTATGTCGGCAAAAGCGAATAGTGCGGATTAG
- a CDS encoding nicotinamidase, protein MIVSIDVDAQKTFSPLCPGELPVAEGDLIVSELNAQAALADLRVMTKDAHSPSAKWLVENPTDMLKSTGLPDADLTWVSHAMVGTKGFELLDGLPADKEYDYCVWKGIDPALHPYGACFHDIEEKLSTGLIEWLHYRGAETLIVGGLATDYCVKTTVLQLLKGGNWQVIVNAAACRGIAPETVEAAWNEMVDNGAIVLENARSIYDYIKNQ, encoded by the coding sequence ATGATAGTGTCGATAGATGTAGATGCACAGAAAACTTTTTCGCCTTTATGCCCCGGCGAATTACCGGTGGCTGAAGGCGATTTGATTGTATCGGAATTGAATGCACAGGCTGCATTGGCGGATTTGCGCGTGATGACTAAGGATGCGCACAGCCCGTCAGCCAAATGGCTGGTGGAAAATCCCACCGATATGCTCAAATCCACCGGTTTGCCGGATGCAGATTTAACATGGGTTTCCCACGCGATGGTCGGCACGAAAGGTTTCGAATTGCTCGACGGTTTACCTGCCGATAAAGAATACGATTATTGTGTATGGAAAGGCATAGACCCTGCGCTTCACCCTTACGGTGCATGTTTCCATGATATTGAAGAAAAACTCAGCACCGGTTTGATCGAATGGCTGCATTACAGAGGGGCGGAGACCTTAATCGTGGGTGGTTTGGCAACCGATTATTGTGTGAAAACAACGGTGTTGCAACTTTTAAAAGGTGGAAACTGGCAGGTAATTGTGAATGCGGCGGCTTGCAGGGGCATTGCTCCCGAAACGGTGGAAGCTGCGTGGAACGAAATGGTCGATAACGGTGCGATTGTGTTGGAAAACGCACGTTCGATTTATGATTATATTAAAAATCAATGA
- the tsaA gene encoding tRNA (N6-threonylcarbamoyladenosine(37)-N6)-methyltransferase TrmO produces MQHTVHSIATVHSPYKQKFGVARQPGLVPAAKVCIELNREFTADSIRGLDTFDYVWISFIFHDVITEGWSPLVRPPRLGGKQKMGVFATRSPHRPNHIGLSLLKLERIETGKTVRLYCSGADLLDGTPVIDIKPYIPFVEAKPDAAGGFAAEKPQELTVNWLPASGAGNLASAEREVIAQSIAQDPRPAYQDIPERIYVMAICNYEVKFQIQGKNANIISIVESMSD; encoded by the coding sequence ATGCAACATACCGTTCACAGCATTGCCACCGTACATTCCCCATACAAACAAAAGTTCGGCGTTGCCCGCCAACCCGGGCTGGTGCCTGCCGCAAAAGTATGCATCGAACTGAACCGCGAATTCACCGCCGACAGCATACGCGGTTTAGATACTTTCGATTATGTATGGATAAGTTTTATTTTTCATGATGTTATTACTGAAGGCTGGTCGCCGCTCGTTCGCCCGCCGCGTTTGGGCGGCAAGCAGAAAATGGGGGTATTTGCCACACGCAGCCCGCACCGTCCCAACCATATCGGCCTGTCGCTGTTGAAACTCGAACGCATCGAAACCGGTAAAACCGTACGTTTATATTGCAGCGGTGCCGATTTGCTCGACGGCACACCCGTTATCGACATCAAACCGTATATTCCTTTTGTGGAAGCCAAACCCGATGCGGCAGGCGGTTTTGCCGCCGAAAAACCGCAAGAGCTGACCGTAAACTGGCTGCCGGCTAGCGGTGCAGGCAACCTTGCGTCCGCCGAACGCGAAGTGATCGCCCAAAGCATCGCCCAAGACCCGCGCCCCGCCTATCAGGATATTCCCGAGCGGATATATGTAATGGCCATCTGCAACTACGAAGTAAAATTTCAGATACAAGGAAAAAACGCCAATATTATCAGCATCGTAGAATCAATGTCGGATTAA
- a CDS encoding dihydrofolate reductase has protein sequence MQKITLIAACADNGCIGIDNTMPWHLPEDFAFFRTYTSGKPVVMGRKTWESLPKKPLPNRRNIVITRQTGYVAEGAETVSGLQEALDLCPEAEEIIIMGGAQIYTQALPQATDLRITEVHLNVEGDAFFPTFNRAEWQETARKSHTAANGIRYSFVHYQRSQNAEAV, from the coding sequence ATGCAAAAAATCACCCTGATTGCCGCCTGTGCCGACAACGGCTGTATCGGCATCGACAACACCATGCCGTGGCACCTGCCCGAAGATTTCGCCTTTTTCCGCACCTACACATCGGGCAAACCGGTAGTGATGGGGCGCAAAACATGGGAATCGCTGCCTAAAAAACCGCTGCCCAACCGCCGCAATATCGTGATTACCCGGCAAACAGGCTATGTTGCCGAAGGCGCGGAAACCGTATCCGGCCTGCAAGAAGCACTGGATTTATGCCCCGAAGCAGAAGAAATCATCATCATGGGCGGTGCGCAGATTTACACCCAAGCCCTGCCGCAAGCCACCGATTTGCGTATTACCGAAGTGCATTTAAACGTGGAAGGCGACGCATTTTTTCCCACCTTCAACCGCGCGGAATGGCAGGAAACCGCCCGCAAAAGCCACACTGCCGCCAACGGCATCCGTTACTCGTTCGTGCATTACCAAAGGTCCCAAAACGCAGAGGCCGTCTGA
- a CDS encoding zinc ribbon domain-containing protein YjdM → MTYPACPRCGSEFTYHDGVQLVCPECAHEWQEGEAAAEESLVVKDANGTPLADGDTVVLIKDLKVKGSSMVIKQGTKVKGIRLQEGDHDIACKIDGSAMNLKSEFVKKA, encoded by the coding sequence ATGACTTACCCCGCCTGTCCGCGATGCGGCTCGGAATTTACCTATCACGACGGCGTACAACTCGTCTGCCCAGAATGCGCCCACGAATGGCAGGAAGGCGAAGCCGCCGCCGAAGAAAGCCTTGTGGTGAAAGATGCCAACGGCACTCCGCTGGCCGACGGCGATACCGTAGTGCTGATTAAAGACTTAAAAGTCAAAGGCAGCTCGATGGTGATCAAGCAAGGTACCAAAGTAAAAGGCATCCGCCTACAAGAAGGCGACCACGACATCGCCTGCAAAATCGACGGCAGTGCCATGAATCTGAAATCGGAATTCGTGAAAAAAGCCTGA
- a CDS encoding lipocalin family protein: protein MAFRFSTLFGLACIGASVQAADLPPLQTVDRVDIGRYAGTWYEIARLPMPFQKQCAANVTATYTPNPDNTVTVINRCLKADGNWSVAEGLARPQSDANNRLSVSFLPKVLRRLPFGKAPYWIMALDENYRTAMVGQPDRKYLWILSRTPQIDESVYQAYLKLAAEQGYDLSELIRTKQN, encoded by the coding sequence ATGGCCTTCAGATTTTCTACTTTATTCGGATTGGCGTGTATTGGAGCGTCGGTGCAGGCGGCCGATTTGCCCCCGTTGCAAACGGTTGACCGGGTAGATATTGGCCGGTATGCCGGAACATGGTACGAAATTGCTCGTTTGCCGATGCCTTTCCAAAAGCAATGCGCCGCCAATGTAACGGCCACTTATACGCCCAACCCCGACAATACGGTTACGGTAATCAACCGTTGCTTGAAAGCCGACGGAAATTGGTCGGTTGCCGAAGGGCTTGCCCGTCCGCAAAGTGATGCAAATAACCGGTTGAGTGTTTCTTTTCTACCGAAAGTGTTGCGCCGCCTGCCGTTTGGTAAGGCACCTTATTGGATTATGGCGTTGGATGAAAATTATCGGACTGCTATGGTGGGCCAGCCTGATCGTAAATATCTCTGGATACTGTCGCGTACACCGCAAATCGATGAATCCGTTTATCAAGCCTATCTTAAACTGGCTGCCGAGCAAGGTTATGATTTGTCGGAATTAATCCGGACCAAACAAAATTGA
- a CDS encoding exodeoxyribonuclease VII small subunit, whose translation MKKSAAPKSFEDALKRLETLTQAMQSSEMPLEDALAAYQEGNELVKYCQAKLAEVEQKLQVLDAGELKELNLEQSE comes from the coding sequence ATGAAAAAATCTGCCGCGCCCAAATCGTTTGAAGACGCGCTCAAACGTCTGGAAACCCTCACCCAAGCCATGCAGAGCAGCGAAATGCCGCTGGAAGACGCGCTTGCCGCCTATCAGGAAGGCAACGAACTGGTGAAATACTGCCAAGCCAAACTCGCCGAAGTCGAGCAGAAGCTGCAAGTATTGGATGCGGGCGAACTGAAGGAGCTGAACCTTGAGCAAAGCGAATGA
- a CDS encoding polyprenyl synthetase family protein, with amino-acid sequence MSKANDLKAWQQKAQAQTELVLERMMPSENMVHHTLHQAMRYVTLGGGKRLRPLLVLAASELGSADVEAVGQAMAAVELIHVYSLVHDDMPAMDNDSLRRGKPTCHIQYDEATALLTGDALQTLAFDVLSRPTALPPARQLRMVGMLAQASGSLGMAGGQAIDLANVGKPMTQAALEHMHSLKTGALIRAAVMLGALCCPDLNDSDIERLDDYARKLGLAFQVIDDVLDCEADTATLGKTAGKDADNDKPTYVKLMGLTEARTYAETLVGEAVAILEPFDANAAHLRLLAEFVTARKN; translated from the coding sequence TTGAGCAAAGCGAATGATTTGAAAGCATGGCAGCAAAAAGCACAGGCGCAAACCGAGCTGGTGCTCGAGCGTATGATGCCGTCTGAAAACATGGTGCACCACACCCTGCACCAAGCCATGCGCTACGTTACCCTCGGTGGCGGCAAACGCCTGCGCCCATTGTTGGTGCTGGCTGCTTCCGAATTGGGCAGTGCCGATGTCGAAGCAGTAGGGCAGGCGATGGCGGCGGTGGAGTTGATACACGTTTATTCGCTGGTACATGACGACATGCCCGCAATGGACAACGACAGCCTGCGCCGCGGCAAACCTACCTGCCACATACAATATGACGAAGCCACCGCCTTGCTTACCGGAGACGCTCTGCAAACCTTGGCTTTCGACGTATTAAGCCGCCCCACGGCCTTGCCGCCCGCACGCCAACTCAGAATGGTCGGCATGCTGGCGCAAGCATCCGGCAGCCTCGGCATGGCGGGCGGGCAGGCGATTGATCTGGCCAACGTCGGCAAACCGATGACGCAAGCCGCGCTGGAACACATGCACAGCCTCAAAACCGGCGCACTCATCCGCGCCGCCGTGATGCTCGGCGCATTGTGCTGCCCCGATTTGAACGATAGCGACATCGAACGTCTGGACGATTACGCCCGCAAACTCGGCCTCGCCTTCCAAGTGATCGACGACGTGCTCGACTGCGAAGCCGACACCGCCACGCTCGGCAAAACCGCCGGCAAAGATGCCGACAACGACAAACCCACTTATGTAAAACTGATGGGGCTAACTGAAGCCCGCACCTATGCCGAAACATTGGTCGGTGAAGCCGTTGCCATACTGGAACCGTTTGATGCCAACGCCGCCCACTTGCGGCTATTGGCCGAATTCGTTACCGCCCGGAAAAACTGA